A window of Dysidea avara chromosome 1, odDysAvar1.4, whole genome shotgun sequence genomic DNA:
gtaaatttttagttaaattaattttggtaacaatgcagtgtaatatcttttatcatctcggtagtattgtttatattgcaagcacacatgtacagctagctggatgtgataatgtgaagcatatagaaaatgaatgcacaaaaatgcctatactgtaaatgctttcttggtctggttttgatatcatgtcttttggttactccatgaacatgtacttgtgcattcttggccttgcctttttttacagctgggctgtttttggcacaggatttAGCATACTGTGCCAAGCATCTACATCACACAAAGTGAGCAATTCTTAAAATGTTAGCCTGTTAGTACAAATCTGCATACTCACTATCCAGATAACTACTTTATTGTATTTGCAGTTGGTTATGACTTTTATTGGTCATTGTCTTCTTGTGAATGaaattaatatatgtgacccggtctgcgaaaagggctcttatagcctttccaattgcatatatatggtaacccataacttgactggtgaatatggtacaagcctacaatttggtccctcaacaaccctaacctggcagtagctgtgggtgtaattacatggtgatagctttagtagattaggagttatgattagccaaacatggataattggaaaggctataagagcccttttcgcagaccgggtcacatattgttattgttatgttattatctactttaccagttaggcactggagggtgtacacagaaggcagagcctgttcgaggtgtttacccatagcctaggagcctaagcgaaaatctttgagctaaatatcctaagtgaaacgggacaaatacctagaaggggtgaaaaaaagccaaccccatcgtgacttgatccacaggccACCCATATTAAGATATGTCGGTGAAATTATTGCTACCTTTATCACTTTTTTAAAGACTCAAGTTCCCCAGTTTCTGTTAAGCTGCAATCTTTAACAAATGAAGTTGTTTAAAAGTATTAAAATGGTCATTTTACTAATGTTATATAATTATCCTTATTATTTATCAAATTGCTAGTGATATTGTGTGTAATTTAATTGtaaccagatctgcgaaaacaggacataatcacacattttcgaattcctgtttattaaatacttataatctacttagccaagtgtaccctctggcaaagtttcagcctcatattccaataactttaggagttacagtcttacaaagtagcaacaacagaaaaattgatttgtacagaaagtgtagggaaaataaattacaggtgcttacaaaaacagttgtaacttatcaacagattgaggtacggagctaaAAGTTTCACCATtatgttcgccatgaacaggggaatcaattactgggtaagtttttcctttattatacccttcttcactgcatacaaaggcaaaatcactgaagaaaaattgatcacgtATGATCATTTTGACacgacgtaaacaaacgctcataacgtACGTGTCCTTTGgtttactgcaacgaaacaaagatttgtcAACTGCTCTTGAGTAGGAGTATAAGATGATATctaggtttttattgttagtcccttccttgaCTACAAAAGGGGGGTTAAAaaattatggaatttttcaataatatgcaagtatatCACCCAatatattcaatgctttatactgaaaatttatgCTTGTACGATTATGTCTCTTTTTCACAGATCTTATAATTCGTCTTGTTAATGGAACAACCAGATATGAAGGTAGAGTGGAGGTGTATCACAATGGTGAATGGGGTACAGTGTGTGATGATGGATGGGACTTGAATGATGCACAAGTTTTATGCAGTGAATTGGGTCTTGGTGAAGCAGTTAATGCTAGTCACTCTGCATACTATGGACAGGGTAGTGGACCTATATGGCTTGCTTATCTCCAATGTGTTGGTAATGAAAAAACAATAGGAGACTGTAAATACATTAGATGGGGAAATCATAATTGTTATCATTCTGAAGATGCTGGTGTGAAATGTAGTAGAGGTATGTGTTAATTTTGCAATATCTTGTTAATATTGATTTCATCCCCATGTTTACAATATACACTTCAGTTGTCATGTTCAGTTTGCCTTTTAGCTACAGTAGACCTTATACATGAAACACTTTGTGCACTTCTGCTCACAATGGATATCTCATCATGTACTAATAGTAATGGAATTTTTTTGAATACATTTAATGCTTAGTAGTCAGGATCTAAGAAGTATTTTAGTGTATAAAGTATTGATGACCAGAAATAATAGTCATGTTTCCATCACAATGatttggcaatattggttaggtaggaTAACTTCAAATGTACATTCAAAGCAATCAAAAATACTTCCAACTAGCTTTTATGGTattgtttttaaaccaggcgcgcgcccacgGCTGGCCGAAGACCGGCTGTGGGTGCGCACccggtttactgaaattattttcgtACAAGTGTGTacctatatgtgaccagatttgcgaaaagaggtcttccacacacatccaatttaccaactttgacaactcataacttcagattggaaatggCTATTGATTTGAAGTTTGGTCAGTATTGGGAACCAACATATCTTAGTGGATGgtgaaagtttcaggttaatatgtttctTGAATACGGAGTTATGGTCTTCTGatttcatagaattggatgtgtgtggaagacccttttcgtaaatctggtcacatatatctatctacctatctacctttCTACCTCATTatcctatgtttgtccgtacgcacccatgtgagcaaaatcattgATAAAAGCAGTTTTTACGTATGAAGTAAAAGCGAagtgaagtctgtattaaatttCTGCActggtgaactttgctctgagttggtttcttttcggcggactgaaatacgggtgtggcgactttcctcagactttgtaaattACCTTCTCTTTGTGATTTttaggcatttaacaactgaaaaacaacggtgcaggcctcgtacactaccaggaatagcctatcgctttgagttgaaagggagCGTGGGCGAACAAAAATGATGAGCAACTTTGAAGCTTTGTCGAGacaatttgtgggaaaaaacatgataatcaaactataaaacagtttagaataTACTTCTGTgtataatatgttggtaaaaacggttgtttaacaagcgcttcattagcagtgcatagcaacgcaattgaacgaattacgaaaatTTTATGAATTTCAAAATAAGAGAattaactaataatattattgcacaacccaaaactaccctattggttaaaacaataaaatagtaatacttaattcatagtagcatatattatctatggttaattccagatgagttagctagctgcatggcgcctggtttttagaagtagctagcacaacatcaacttgtttcattaCAATCATTTTTACACTAACACACTGACTTATTAACTAATGCCTCGAAAATTATACAATTGAACGTGTTGGGATCATTGTCTATATTGCAAATttaattctaataaattagcGAAAACCAGTATCGCTAAAGTATGGTTAAGTTTTCACTTCAAATGATAACCTCCCTTCTTTTGCTCTTTTCATTGTACTGATCCCTAGTCCCTGCTAGTTTATAAAATACCTAAATTAATTTTCtttatgcttgtttgtaaactttttatGACATGACTCATCACTGGTAAACATACAATTTATCAGTgaaaagaatggtgccagatgTAGAATGTATTATCATACTGTAGGATATTAACTCAATCTTGGCTAATGttacaggcttaattttttcacacaTTTAGATGTCACTTGGGCCTGAGCCATACCTTTTAATTTATGACAGAAATTATAATACTTTTGTGTCCCATACATTTATTCCATTGTATATTGTGCCAAAGCTGCTAATTTGTAAGTATGACATTGTATGTTATGTATGATACTCCCAGtttatttcctttgatgtatgCCTTCAAATGTGTTAATTATAGTCCGTCTTGTTAATGGAACAACCAGATACGAAGGTAGAGTTGAGGTGCGTCACAATGGTGAATGGGCAGGGCTGGGGGAAGCAAAATATTTTTGGTCAGGCACACTATCTAGGGGAGCACACTGAAAGGAGTAACCgtacagtgtgcgaagcacactcagcgAAATGCGAAGCATATcacattctaggggggtctgggggcatgccccccagaaaaattttgaaaatataaccTTCTGAGTTTaaatttggtgacaattttgactgaaaattgTCATACAGATAAAAGAAGTTTTGTTTGTCTTGAGCATGTGGTATTTGATTTATGTAATACTAGTACAGCAAATAGTAGCTATGGGCTGTATAATATACTTAAAACCAATATACATAGGTTAATATTAACAAACTCTCAGTATTGCTGTACACTTTGTGAGAATACAAACATGCACATCCTGCATGTTAagacatatacatgtacaacaataatataatttaaATGTTTCTTTTATGTAGGTAGTTATACTGGACACTGACGCAAATACAATAGTTACATGCACATAGCcatcaaatgttttccagttCAAAGCTGCCAAAcacttttcttctttcttcatTAGCAGTTGAAAACTCAGTTAGTATTGATTTAACATCTACGGTATCAGTTAGAGATTTATGTATATGTACTACCATCATGTTGTTCAAGCGTAATTGTGTCATTGAAGACCTCAAATAGGTTTAACTCGGCGGAGTGCTGATGCGCTTCTCTCTGAAACAACGTTGGTGGCTGGCATCAAAGCAATCAGCTTTACAAGCAAAGACACTTGTGATAACAGAGATAGCTGTGCTGGAGGCAAAGATTGAAAACATTTATGAATGTCACAGAATTGTAGGTGATGGCCACTAACTGCAATTTTCATTTGTCCAAGTAGCTCAAGTTGAGTTTCAAGTTCAGATTTACTAAAATCTGATGCGTAAAAAGACACCACTTCATTGAGCTCCTGCAAATGGTCTTTCTTAATTGCAGCCTTAATAATAAGCTGCTCTAATGTTGAGTATGTTTTATAATCCTTTTGCTGAAAACGATTTTCAATTGTAGCAATGATTGAATCAACACTTTGAAAGTATATTTGCTTATAATGCTGTTTGACATCAGGAGGGTGATAAGGTTCAGCAGTGCCATCTTCATAACGTCTAGGACGTTTGCGAGCACGAGGTAAGGTTGGATCTTTGACTTCCAATGAGTTTTGGGTAGTTTTAGCAAGTTCCCAAAACAAATCAAAATCGTCATCTGTTCGAATTTTCTTGAAAATTTCTATGCATAGTTTAGCCACACTATAAGCCTCTACTGCTGACATGGCTGTAGCTTGCAAAGTTTTGCTTAAATTGTCGTTGTGCTTTAGAATCCGCTCACCTAACAAAAGACCAAGCAAAAAATCAAAATCCTTCATTTTTGATCGAACTCCATTTATTCTAGCCTTTATTTCTGATTGTGAGCAAACTTCTAATGCTTCATCCCACGTTGCTTCTAAAGCAGAATAGTTCACACGTATGCTCTCAAGGGATAAAGCACGCACAGTCCAACGGGTTGGACAAAGGTTTCGTATGCCCGGGGCTTGTGGTGTGAGTTCTTGATGAAACTTGTAAATAATGGCATCTCTCCTAGGTGAATATTTGAAAAGCTTGCATATTTCAAGCGCTACATCGAGAGCATCACACATGCATTTATTACTTTTCAAAGTGTCGGACACAGCAAGATTTAAACTATGGCCATAGCAATGCAAATAAAGTGCTCGTGGCTCAAGTTTTTGAATGTCAGATGCCACTCGCCTCATGTTGGAACAATGCACAGACTGAAACTGTACTGCTATATGTAGCATTCAAACATCAATATATGCTATAGTTTGTGACCTGATGGTGGTTTagttagctataactaaaactaaaattatttttaataagacaaatatgtattagttaactaaaactataactataactcaAAGCAAATCCGTGTTATAACTAAacctaaatctataactaaagtACAACAGAATATTTTACCAAAACTAAATCTTAAAATAAGAAGAATTGGAAAatattactaaaactataactaaaactaaaagattgtcttatgtacaactaaaactataactaaaactaaaacgtttttatcaagactcacggtagtgagtcgcgcggccaagaaactacaaagcgcacgcccaattaaaagacgcgcggccactactgtgagttatttacgtgtagggccggtttcgcaatattagtcctaaattacgcaacatctctcaatagatttgtattgcgttacgtgataaaaaatctttaggagtcgttatagttttcttgcgacctcgctaaaataaaaaagtaaccatcgcaaaataaaaaataggcgtatttcactttatttctctaccttatgttacaactactgtcacgttataccagtcaaccagtcaacatagctgtgtttgtatagtccatctagcactgacattatccaatcctggtttgcctatacgcgtattttcttcaatcaacctctaatccctacaataacttttaaagacacgacgtggacacaaactctaatgcctgataaacaagttgtgacagcgtgctgaaccgtaagttccctagggatggcgttttaagcagaaatcttttaaattccatttagtaccacaccccatgcgagcgtttataaatcgccagttgtcttatatGGTTTGAAGAaaaaaatcactagcgaaggtgctttaagcatactcttcaattctctatttacatgtaatttttaatagattaaccacaaaggccgataaggtgaatacaaaaggtaacaagcctttaggggttaccacctctatgtagtgtgtaccatgtagcttgtgttgtggctttcattaagtattatgcacacacaaatggtgcaacaaattttgtaatggattgctcgaatgtggttggtggtgttgtggcttgaatgtggttcgtggtttgccagtgaccatgtatgagttggggttggtccacacaacttacacaatattcaaactTCATGATTGCCAtcataatttcttgccatatggtaaacatacaacaatgtgtaacaacgttaattaacatcacatcaagacttgactaaaaatagttccaacaatagtgatgatttcttgtatgtcagcatgacgatactgagacctgtaaaagaaaaagcaggcactgaagttaaccttaaattaaacactcgtgcaactgacctggaacatcggtcgcaacaccaaaaacacttgttttgatatctgatgacacaatccagcaggcactgaattaaaagagaatgtacaaaaaatcaatatgccgggctgtgtcaataatagcatggataatctaaatgaacaaaaattatatcccaggctaagtgaatgaataacataactgttgggtaagcatgttaaaccagaacattaggacattagtcaaaccagaacattaggacattagtcaaacaaaagtacgctatcacaacttggtcataatacaatgtttgtaccaccggacttcacactggttgcccaaaaattgtgccattccgggacaacagcataatattatgaaacaaatagttactacaacacagaaggcttactgttgcactgtctacactgatataccataatttaaaaacataacaggtgggcattaaatacaatacacttaatatctgggtgctaggaaaaaatcactaacatcacaacatgtaaactgacctggaaattaatacccttgatgccactacagtctacactggatacttgttcgaacccatcaacactatgcctgatacatctgagtagactgacctgcaaattcacatcactagtatacagtgataattgataactgcaaaaacaacaattgcaataatacaattcttttgtacgtcaactgacctgaaattcatgacactcaataccgagacctgtaaaagaataagcaggcactgaagtcaaccttaaattaaacacacacgcaaactgacctggaacatcggtcgcaacaccaaagacatctgtttcgatatctgacgaaacaatccagcaggcactgaattaaaaagagaatgtgcaaaaaatcaatataccaggctgtaccaataaaggatggataatcaaaatgaactaaaaatatatatatcccatatgcaggttaagtgagtaacataactgttgggtaagcatgtaaaccagaacattaggtcactggtcaaacaaaagtacgctatcacaaactggtcactgataattgataactacaaaaacaacaattgcaataatacaattcctctgaacgttaactgacctgaaattcatgacacctgtatctttgttcttgcatggtctcaacttacatatgtaccatgatcacattcaactgctagtggataaaccagtatgaccagatggcctgcaaaaaccaacatgcaggtgttaaatacaatacacatacctaaagcctggaatatgaaaaatattatataagcattattccacacggatatagtaatagattataggatgttgtggaacttgcctaaacgtgtaaactggacaactgcataatctggacacttggaattgtccaatacctgatgaaccgcaagtaggtactaatgacattcacttcaacattttatcccagctgggtgaatctcttgtaactgagtaaaaaggtgtttattttccacctgcaaccaaagttctacatttctgtggttgggtgtacataaactgacctggaaaatcagtatgccataggggtatggaaatggttcctttccttctgttgtgacattacttacagctgactggtaaatgatcatcgatgtccccatggaccccaacaatgagtataccaataacttcacaagttggaatgaatttcctttcaacatgtggtggaatgaatttcctttcaacatctggtggacaggtccaaaaaccctatcgcacaaacacggtgaatcagtgtgtggcgatgtgacacgttgcacaaacttcactcctcgtttcattagcattcaagaccggcatatatcatagagtccctcagtattcttgactcttactttttcaagcgttgctc
This region includes:
- the LOC136263690 gene encoding uncharacterized protein isoform X1 translates to MNFSACWIVSSDIETDVFGVATDVPGLGIECHEFQVSLLRCIRHSVDGFEQVSSVDCSGIKGINFQCLLDCVIRYQNKCFWCCDRCSRSQYRHADIQEIITIVGTIFSQVLM
- the LOC136263690 gene encoding uncharacterized protein isoform X2: MSLVLRPMFQVSVLSVMNFSYQLSLYTSDVNLQVSLLRCIRHSVDGFEQVSSVDCSGIKGINFQCLLDCVIRYQNKCFWCCDRCSRSQYRHADIQEIITIVGTIFSQVLM